The Bos indicus isolate NIAB-ARS_2022 breed Sahiwal x Tharparkar chromosome 12, NIAB-ARS_B.indTharparkar_mat_pri_1.0, whole genome shotgun sequence genomic sequence AATTCTGAGAAAAGACCACAAGTGCaacacatcaaaaaacaaaaacaaaaactggaactAGTTTTAATAATCTCCAAAAACTTGTAAGTTCTAGATTTATTTTGAAACCAACTTCCAAACAAGACAGAAGAAAACCCAGACGAATGTATATTACACCGCCGAAGCCGCTTAAACCTGCAGGGAGGTCGCTGTGCTCCTTCCTTCGTGGAGCCTCGGGTGACTGTCCGCCGTCAGGACGGAGGCCCTGCTGTAAACCCGTGCTGGTGTCTCCGAACCACCCCAGGCCCGGGCGCTGGGAGGGTCTCGCTGGGCCCCGGGCCCCCACCTCACCGCTTGCTGGACCGCGACTGCGATTTCTCGTGGCCACCCCGCTTCCCCCGCTTCCCGGGCGGCGAGCGCCGGGTGTGGACACTGTGCTTGTATGGGTGAGACCGGTGCTTCTGGCGCCCTTcctccttctggctctggcttttCGCCGGTTCCTTGCTGTCCTCTTTTTGTTCATGGTCTTGCTCTTTGTGGGAGGGCAGGGTGTTCTTAATTGTGTTAATTAGAAATCTTTTATTTGTCCCGGCAAGAGGACACTTCATCCTGGGGGCAAAGAGAGAACAACCACAAATCACATGTGGACTCCAGAGCCAAACCCTCCCATCAGGGCCTGTGCCAAAGAATCTTGCTTCCCCGGAGTCAAGTTTCTGAATTTGTTCAGCTTTCCTTGCATGCCACCTAGTGTAAACTCCGAGTACAAGGGGGAAAACCCAGGACACTGAGATTCCCAGACAGACTGGCTGGACCCTGTCTTTAGACCTTGACCCTGTCTTCCAGGCTGGGACCAATTAAGCCAAGGAATACACACAATGTGTGTACAGGTACTGACCACAACACACATCACCCGAgtcatttaattccttttttaaattccTGAGTCATTTATCCCCTTTGCCATAACACCTGATTTGACTAGGCGTTAACTCAAAATGCAGGTTTATGTTTATGGTGGCCTGCTTTTAAATATCAAAGAATAAGGGTAAATCCCTCTGTGAGGAACAAAAAAAGTATCTCCTGCTATACCCTGAATACTGGATCTACATGATCTAccctagaaataaaaaataataatctaaagAGTCTATTAAAATGCAATAACCACCTTTTACCCTCTGAAAAACTCAGTTGCTAATTAAGGACTTTCTGTTTCAGAACCCTGCTTTGCCAGGGAGCTCTGGCCACACATCTCCCCTCCAGGCGAACTTCTGGGCCATGTACATTTCAGGGGCTTCATGATTCAAGTTCACCCAGGAGGATGGATGTCACTGATCATATCATTAATTTACATGTTGACACATATTTACatatgcagtatttgtttttcaggTGTAGCCAATCTTTCATTTGGCTACACAAACAAAAACCGCACACAGTGAAAACTTGAACCTCTCTCTTGGCCTTGAGCTCTGGTCTGTAACATAGTAATTAATTTTGCTGAATCTCATCACCAGTTTTTCTTCTGCAACGAACTCATACAACACGGTGCACACATGTGCTCTGGGGTCACACTATCAGACTGGACCTTGGGCATGTCAGATCATCTCCCTGTTGCCCATTCTCTGTTAAATGGGGACCATCATAGTGACCGAGTTAGAGGGCAGGTTGGTGGGGGCTGAATGTGCGCTCGCAACAATGCCTGGTAGGTAACAGGCACTCAGTAGAGGTTTGCTCTGGTGCATACCCTAGCCCTTCGGCTTCACTGGCTCTGGGATCCTGAGAGTTACCAGAtacctctgtgcttcagttttctattTGTTAACAGAATCACCCACCTACTGCAGGAGTTGAGTGAGATAACCCAcgaagcacttagcacagtgcctggcatagagcaAATTCCTGATAAATGGTACCTGTGGGTCTGTGATTTCTTATGCATGATTCCAAAATTTGAAAACCAAGTTCCTTTTTTGGACACAACTTATTTGGCAGCCAGACCTGACCTAATCTGACACTGGGCACTTATTTCTAGTATGTGTCCCCTTTGGGGTAACATTCATTTGCTTTGCTGGGGACATGACTGTGTGCTGAACACATACCATGGGGGTACTTGTCGTGCACGCTGTCTGTGCTATGGTACCTTTCTAAGAAACTTATCTGGATCTGAGGGCTTTAAACAAGGGACTGTGGACCCTTCTTATTACTATTCATTATAGTAATAATGTAAAGTAATGTTATTACTGTTCATTCTCCTTtcatgaaagagaatatatatagcACTCAAATTCATATATTCAGGATTTGTCCAGGATGGAAACTCAAGACAACTAAGTCTCAAATCACCTGAGATAGTAAGTTAATTAAGAACATAGCAGAATATCTGATGTctctcaatgaaaaaaaaattattaaaaaaaaaaaaaccttgagccatcaagaaaaaaataagatattttacagAAATGTTCATAAAAATGGCTACAGTTTTAAAGTTTTGGTGCTTAAAATGGTTAAGCTTCTATATCTGCAAGCTTCACTCTCCAGGACACCTCAATTCTCCACTGATGTCAGAGCCAGTGGGCCAGTGGGCATGACCTCTGAGCTTATTATCTGCATTTCCTAATGACCCTTAAACTCCATCTATAGGTACTCCTCAGATACAATAACACTGGAGGCTGGAGTGATGTGTGATCTCAAAGGGCCCTTCCTGTTTGGAGTGTCTCATGTTCTCTACGTTTGTTGACCCTTTGGAAAATGACCGTTCTCTCCTTCACCACATTAGGAAATTATTTCATTGCTCTCTGACTTCTTGTGTCTCAGCTCTCTTTTAGTGCCACTTTTTTCTATATTTGAGATGACACAATACGCTAGTCTTAGATCCTCAACTGTCCTGAAGCCTCTTCCATGTCAGCTTTGTGGGGAAAGCGTGAGCCCTGGGGCGTGGGCGCAGGCCTGGCTGCTGGGCGCGTCTGCAGCGGCTCTGTCACTGGCTGTGCCGGGGATGAGGGTGGGGGCCACGGGGTGTGCAGCTGCGAAGCTGTGACCCCACAATGTCAACCTTCTCACCCTGGCTGTTTACTCTTATTTTTGGTTCATTTTTGATTTTAGAAAGTTATACTAGCTCACATGGGGAGAGCCAGATTTAAGGTGCTAACAACATAAATGGATATGAAATTCTATAAATAGAATGAGATGCGTTAAAACTGCTTTAGAAAGTACCCATGACAGCAGTGTCAGACTCAAGACCTGGCGTTCTATCCATGTTAAACCAAAAAGTGAAGCAACTTCCTTCTGCTTTCAAAGCTGCTGATGCAGAGCCTGAGAGGAGGGGTCTCGCCTGCCCTGGCAGAGACTGAGATGGACTGAGGCCAGGAGTGTCAGCTCTTCAGCCTGCTCTCCCCATTTCCCAAGTAGGCGTGCTATGGAACGTCCTTCACAAAAATGAGGCACTTTCTCCTGGCAGTAATCAGACTCCACTCATGAAAAACAGTCAACTGTTTTTcatgattgttttgtttttcatgacaGCCTTGTTTCAAACAAGTGCAGAGAACAGCAGGGGGaagataaatgttttttttttttttttctttctgattttaataCTTTGGACAGAGGTAGTAATATCCAACACTCTGCAGACGTAGAGCTGCCATGTCAATTTCTAAAAGACTTTCATGAATGTGACCCATCGAATAAGTGGTACGTGACCACTCGCCAGTGAGAACCAGGAGGGTGGAGACCATGCTGACGGGTAATTCCTGTCACCAGCGTCGCCTCCCTCCGTCTTTCCTGCCATCGCCTCTCTGACAGATGCACAGGAGGCTGCACGCTTGTGGGTCCTGAGCTGGGAGGGTATGGAG encodes the following:
- the LOC109566828 gene encoding protein POLR1D-like, with the translated sequence MEEDQELERKAIEELLKEAKRGKTRAETMGPMGWMKCPLAGTNKRFLINTIKNTLPSHKEQDHEQKEDSKEPAKSQSQKEEGRQKHRSHPYKHSVHTRRSPPGKRGKRGGHEKSQSRSSKR